The Trueperaceae bacterium genome segment GGCGCGGTGCAACTCCTACCGGGCGTCATCCGTGGCGGACCGACGACGCCCGCGGGCAGCGTTCGCCTTCCGGGCGACGATCAGGTCGAGCTGCCGCCCGGCACCCCGCTGGCGCCATACCGGACGGCCGCGGAGGAGGCGTTGGGCGAGGGCGACCTACCGGCCGCCTACCAGGAGATCATCCGCCGCTACTTCCGATGAGCAGGCTGTTCGTCAGGTAGGGCAGCTCCGCGGCCAAGGCGGCCGCCAGCTCCGGCACGGCCTGATCGCGGAGCGCCAGCACGGTGGGGTCGGCCTGCTCGGCGACGAGGGCGTCACGCGTCGACTCCACACGTGAACCCTGCAGGGTGCGGCTCCGCAGGACCTGGACCACTGCGTCCGTGCGCGGGTCGACGACCTGAGCCTCGAGCGCAAGCGAGACGTCTATGCGCCGCGAGCGCCCGTCTTGCGATTCGGTCACCCGCCGCTCCATGACGGGTACGCCCACCATGACGGCCAGGTCCGCGCCCTGCGAGCGGGCGATCCGAGCGGCGCTGGGAGCGGCGCGACTATGGAACAGGTCGTTGTGGGTCTCGAGGAACCGCATCGTGAACTGCGAGACGAAGGTGAAGTGCGACCCCGGTTCGCGTTCGAGGATCGCCTGCACCCCCTCGGCGGTGCCCTCCAGTCGGGACTGGGCGGGGGCGTTCATCACGGCGACCAGGACGGTGCCGCTGGGGGCGCTCGCCGGCGCGCACGCCACGAGCAGCGCGCCGAGCAGGAGCGACGAGAGTAGGAGCTTGCCGCGCGACGTCTTCATGCCCCCATGCTCGCATCCCGGAGGCCGTCACGCGGTGAGGTGGTGCTTAACCGGCTCCTCAGACGTCAACCTCCAGGCTCGCGGCGCCGTTGGTTGCCTCCCGCAACGCGGCACTTAGCGCGGCGAGCGCCTCCTCCGGCACGGACAGCCTCACGACGAGGCCGCCGGCGTCGAAGGTGGGGGCGGACAGGTCGAACGGGGCCGTCTTCTGGGCGGCGTCGGCCAGCAGGCGCAGCACGGTGTCGGTGTGGGCGAAGGGCGCCCTGACCGTGACGCCGGCGACGTCGACGACGTCTCTCACCCCCGCCGCATCGAGGGCCTTGGCGAGCGTGCCGGAGTAGGCCCTGACCAGGCCGCCAGCGCCGAGCTTCCTGCCGCCGAAGTAGCGCACCACCACGGCGGACACGTGATCGAGGTCGCGCTTGAGGATGACCTCCAACATCGGGCGGCCGGCGGTGCCGCCGGGCTCGCCGTCGTCGGAGAAGCGCTGCGCCGGCCCCACCCGGTGGGCCCAACAGTGGTGCGTCGCGGCCGGGTGGGCCGCCCTCACCCCGGCGAGGTGGATGGCGGCCGCCTCGACGTCCTCCACCTCGACCACGTAGCCGATGAAGCGCGAACCCGAGACCACCTCCTCGTGCGAGGCAGCGGCACGTACCGTGCGGTGAGCCACGGCGCGAGCGTACCGCGCCGTACGCGCGGAAGGTCGCCCGTGGTAGGCTCCCGTCCATGAAAGTGGGTACGGTGCCCGGGAACGGCCAGCGCGGCCGTCACGCGCTGCGCGTCCGCCGATGTTGCCCGGACGCCGGTCGTTGAGGGACCGCCGGCCGTGAGGCGGCGCGGTCGCCGGGCACGGCGCGACCGGTGCACCCTCCCCCAGGCATAGGGCCGTTGGCCTGCCGCCAGCCACACCGTTCCGATCACGCGGGGTCGCCCTCGCCGCCTAACTCGGAGGAGCAGATGCCGCTCGAGTTCTACAACACCCTGTCGCGCGCGAAGGAGCCGTTCACGCCGGTCGTGCCGGGCCACGTCGGCATCTACATGTGCGGACCGACGGTCTACTCGGAACCGCACCTGGGGCACGCGCGCGGACCGGTGGTCTTCGACGTGCTGCGCAACTGGCTGGAGCACGAGGGCTACCTCGTGAGGTTCGTGGCGAACGTCACGGACGTCGGTCACCTGGTCGACGACGCCGACGACGGCGAGGACAAGCTCGCGCGGCGCGCTCAGCTCGAGCGGCTGGAGCCGATGGAGGTGGCGGAGAAGTACTTCTGGGCGTACTTCGACGCCATGGCCGCGCTTGGGGTGCGCCGGCCGAGCATCGTGCCGCGCGCCTCGGGGCACATCATCGAGCAGCAGGCCATGACGGCCGAGCTCGTCGACCGGGGCAAGGCCTACGTGCGGGACGGCAACGTCTACTTCGACGTCTCGGCCTGGCCGGAGTACGGGGAGCTCTCGGGGCGCGACCCGGCCGAGCAGTTGGAGGGGACGCGGGTCGAGGTGCGCTCGGAGAAGGACGACCCGCGTGACTTCGCCCTGTGGAAGCGCGCGGAGGGGGGCCACATCATGCGCTGGCCCAGCCCCTGGGGGGACGGCTTCCCGGGTTGGCACATCGAGTGCTCGGTCATGAGCACCAAGTACCTGGGCGACGAGTTCGACATCCACGGTGGCGGCCTCGACCTGGTCTTCCCGCATCACGAGGCGGAGCTCGCGCAGGCGCGCGCGGCGGGCAAGGGGTTCGCGCGTTACTGGCTCCACTGGAACATGATCACGCTGCAGGGCGAGAAGATGGCGAAGTCGAAGGGGCACTTCGTGACCCTCGGCGAACTCTTCGCGGAGCACGACCCGCTGGTCGTCCGCTTCCACCTGCTCCGCTCGCACTACCGGAGCGTGTCGGACTTCAGCGCCGACGGCCTCGCCTCGTCGGCGGCCGGCCTCGACCGCCTCAGGGACACGTACCTGGCGCTGTCGTCCGGGCTGGAGGCGGGGGCGGCGGACGACGCGCCGTTCGTGGAGTACAGGGCCCGCTTCGCGGCGGCCATGAACGACGACCTGAACACGCCGCAGGCGATAGCCGTCCTGTTCGACGCGGCGCGCGAGATGAACCGCGAGCTGGAGGCGGGCGCCGGCGCCGCGTACCGCCGTGGTGCCGTCGCCTTCCTGGACGAGCACCTGACCGGCGTCCTCGGGGTCCCGGCGGGACGTGGCGTGATGGACGCGGCGCCCGAGCTCCTGCGCGGGCTGGTGGCGCTGCTGCTCGAGGAGCGGCAGCGTGCCCGCGACGGCCGCGACTTCGCGCGCGCCGACCTGCTCAGGGACCGGCTGGGTGCGCTTGGCGTGAGCGTGGAGGACACGGCGGAGGGTAGTCGCTGGAAGCTGACGCGCGGCTGAGACCCCGTCGGCCGGGGTGAGGGCCTAGCCCTGCCCGGCCGCCGCCAAGTTGCCGCCGGCNNNNNNNNNNNNNNNNNNNNNNNNNNNNNNNNNNNNNNNNNNNNNNNNNNNNNNNNNNNNNNNNNNNNNNNNNNNNNNNNNNNNNNNNNNNNNNNNNNNNCGAGGGCGGTGGCGGAGGCTCGCGCCAGCGGCCTCGCCGTCCACTGCTGGGAGGACGCGGGCTACCCTGCCCCGCTCAGGAGCGAGGGGGTCTACTCCGCCCCCGTGCTCTTCGTTGCCGGTCGGTTGCCGGCGCAGCTGACCGCCGAGGGGCCACCCACGGCGTGCGCCATCGTCGGCACCCGCCGCGCCTCCTCCTACGCTCTGCAGTTCGCCCGCGACGTCGCCCGCGCCGCGGCCGCGCGCGGCGTGACCGTGGTGTCGGGGCTGGCCCTCGGTGTCGACGCCGCCGCTCACGAGGGCGCCCTGGAGGCGGGCGCGGGGGGCGGTGGCACCGTGGCCGTGCTGGGCGGCGGCCACGCCCGCCTCCACCCCGCCGCCAACCGCGGGCTCGCGGAGCGGATACTCCGCGCGGGTGGCGCGATCCTCTCCGAGTGGCCGCCCACCACCAACCCGCAGCCTTACCACTTCCTGCGCCGCAACCGCGTCGTGGTGGCCCTCTCTCGCGTCGTGGCCGTGGTGGAGGCGGGCGTGCCGTCCGGTGCGCTGAATAGCGCCACGCACGCCGCCGAGCTCGACAGGCAGGTCTTCAGCATGCCCACGCGGCCGGACGACGTCAGGAACCGCGGCGGCCTGCAGCTCCTGCGCGAGGGAGCGGCCGCGCTGGTGGACGCGTCGGACATCCTCGCGCACTTCGCGCTGCCCCTCGAGGCGCCGGCGTCCCCGCCCGACGCCGTGGGAGCGCAGGCCGCGCCGAACGCCGTGACAACCGCCCTCCTGCGCGCGCTGGGCCAGGGCGGCGGCGCCTCGCTCGACCAGCTCCTGCACCGCACCGGCGCTGCCCCGCCCGACCTGCTGGCCGCGCTCGGCCTGCTCGAGCTCGAGGGCGTCGTCGCCCGTACGCTCGACGGTCGCTACCGCCGCCGCGGCTGACCTCCGGCGCGACACTCGACTCGGCCCGGCGAGCGCGGCCCCTCGGGGCGTCGGGACGATACGTCCATGGACAGCCGGAGGCGGGCTGGATATCCTGGCGACACGGCGCGTTGGCCCGCCCACGAGGGCGCGGCCCAACTGGGGGGATCGGTTCCCTTCGCGGAGCGCTCCGGCCGTGAGGCCGAAAGGAGTGGTTAGTGAAGAAGTACCTGATGGTGCTGGTCGCGCTACTGGCGTTGGTCGCCGGGAGCGCCAACGCCCAGACGCTCAAGGTGTGGACCACCTGGCAGGATCAGACCCTCGATTGGCTAAGGTCGGAGGCGGCTAGCTTCACCGCGGCGTTCGGGGTCGACGTCGAGATCGTGCGCCTCGACGTGAACGAGCTGAAACAACAGGCGCTGCTGGCCGCCCCGCAGGGCGAGGCGGGCGACGTCTTCACGGGCGTGCCCCACGACCAGATCGGCGAGATGGCCGTCGGCGGCATCCTCCTCGACATGAGCAGCTACGCCACGAGCGCCTACCTCGCCGACCTCAGCGAGCAGGCCCGCCTCGGTTACTCGTACGCCGGCAAGCTCTTCGGCCTGCCCATGTACGTCGAGGGTCCGGCGCTCATCGTGAACGACGACCTCGTGAGCAGCCTCCCCGCCACGTACGAGGAGACCATGGCGCTGGCCCAGGAGCTCACGACGGCCGACACGTTCGGCTTCATGTTCGACATCGCCAACTTCTACTTCAGCTACGGGTGGCTCCATACCTACGGCGGTTACGTCTTCGGGCGCGACGCCGCCGGCGCGCTGAACCCGGCCGACATCGGGCTCGCCAACGAGGGCGCAGTAGCGGGCGGCGAGGCCCTCAAGGCCCTCCGCTTCGACCTCGGCCTCATCCCCTCGGGCACGAACTACGACGTGGCGAACGGCCTGTTCGTCGACGGCGCCCTTGGCATGATCTACACGGGTCCGTGGGCGATCAGCCAGTACCAGGACGCGGGGCTCAACGTGAGCGTCCACCCCGTGCCCCCGCTGGCCGACGGCACGCCGTTCTCGGGCTTCATGGGCGTGCAGGGCGCGCTCGTGAACTCGTTCACGAACCTGAAGGTGGAGGCCGCCAACTTCGCGAAGTGGCTCTCGCGCAAGGACGCGCAGATCTCGATGGCGCGCCTCTCCGGTCGCATCCCGGCGTCGCTGTCGGCGCTCGAGGCCGTGCAGTCCGACCCGATCATCGCCGGCTTCGGTGCCGCCCTCCTGACCGCGGAGCCCATGCCGAACATCCCGGAGATGGGCGCCGTGTGGGCCCCCATGGGTAACGCCCTCACCGTCCTGACGGAGGACGCCGGCGCCGACGTCGCCACCGTCTTGAGCCAGGCCGTCGCTGAGATCAAGGGCGAGTGAGTCTCGCACTAGGCTGACGAGGCCGCGCGGCCAGGGGTTCACGCCCCAGGCCGCGCCCCAGGGGGGTGGTCGGCAGGGACATNNNNNNNNNNACCCCGCCTGGTTCTCTTTTCGGGGCTTTGTTCGTCCCGACTGGGGTTGCGGGGGCCGCGCGGGCTGGGGCCCCCCCCCCGCCCCCCGCCACTAGGGGGTGGTCGGCATGGACATCTCGCGGCGGGCGGAGGAGTTCCTCCCGCGTAGCAGGACCTCGACGGGCGGGCTGCTCAAGTCGCTCGGGCTCCTCACGGCTGCTCTGTTCCTGGCCGTGCTGGCCGGGGCCCTCGCCACCTACCTGGTCAGGCTCCTGGCGCCCGGCGCGCCGGCCTACGTCGGCATCCCCGCCGCGGTGATCGTGCTGGTGGCGGAGCTCAACTACGCGGCTCGGCGCTGGGCGTGGATCATGCCGTGGTACTACCTGCTCCCCGCGATCGTGTTCCTGCTCACCTTCACCGTCTTCCCGGTGCTGCTGACCGTCTTCCTCGCCTTCACCGACTACGCGGGCGTCCGGAACGGCGAGCTGAACATCAGCAGCGAGACGGCCATCGTCAGCGTCGACGGCACGCGGCTGACGGTCGACAACCCGGCAACGCTCGACTGCAAGAACCTGAGGAACGGCTGCGAGGGCGTTCGCGCGGTGGTGTACGCCTCCGGCGAGGAGGTCGTGGTCGCCGAGGAACTCGACGGCACCAACCTGGTACTGCGTGAGCCGCCGCCCAGCGGCCGCACCGTCACGGCCGTCGAGCTCGACCTGCCCGACCTCGGCTTCGCCGTCACCATCCGCGTGATCTCCGTCGACGGGAACGTGTTGCTGCTCGAGAAGGCGCCGCCCTTCCCGCCCGACCTGAGCGACGTGAGGGTCGAGCTCGACCGCGCCGCCATCGGCCGCACGATCGTCAGCGAGGAGGGCGCCGTTCTCGTGCTCGACGAGCCGCTGCCGCCCGACACGGAGCCGACCTCCATCGCCCGCTACAACGACTTCGGTTCGGTCGGGCTCAGGAACTTCCGGCAGGTGTGGGCGAGCGCGCCTCGCGCCCTCTTCCCCGTCTTCCTGTGGAACGTCACGTTCGCGTTCGTGACGGTCATCCTGAACACGGCGGTCGGGGTGCTCCTCGCCGTGCTGCTGAACAACAAGGGGCTCCGCTTCCGCAACCTCTACCGCACGCTGCTCATCGTGCCGTGGGCCCTCCCCAGCGTGATCACCATCCAGGTGTGGCGCGGCTTCCTCAACCAGAACTTCGGGTCCATCAACCGGGTGCTGGCGCTGCTCGACGTCTCCCCCGAGCCGATCAACTGGCTCGTCGGGGACCCCACGGCCGCGCGGGCCGCCGTGTTCATCGTCAACCTGTGGCTCGGCCTACCCTTCATCATGACGGCCACCCTGGGCGCGCTCTCCGCCATCCCCGACGAGCTCTACGAGGCGGCGCGCATCGACGGCGCCGGGGTGTGGCAGGGCTTCTGGAACGTGACGGGGCCGCTGCTCAGGGCCGCGCTGCTCCCCATCACCCTGAGCAGCTTCGCCTTCAACTTCAACAACTTCAACCTTATCTTCCTGCTCACCGACGGCGGCCCGCCCGTGTCGTGGGGAAC includes the following:
- a CDS encoding YigZ family protein, whose translation is MAHRTVRAAASHEEVVSGSRFIGYVVEVEDVEAAAIHLAGVRAAHPAATHHCWAHRVGPAQRFSDDGEPGGTAGRPMLEVILKRDLDHVSAVVVRYFGGRKLGAGGLVRAYSGTLAKALDAAGVRDVVDVAGVTVRAPFAHTDTVLRLLADAAQKTAPFDLSAPTFDAGGLVVRLSVPEEALAALSAALREATNGAASLEVDV
- a CDS encoding cysteine--tRNA ligase yields the protein MPLEFYNTLSRAKEPFTPVVPGHVGIYMCGPTVYSEPHLGHARGPVVFDVLRNWLEHEGYLVRFVANVTDVGHLVDDADDGEDKLARRAQLERLEPMEVAEKYFWAYFDAMAALGVRRPSIVPRASGHIIEQQAMTAELVDRGKAYVRDGNVYFDVSAWPEYGELSGRDPAEQLEGTRVEVRSEKDDPRDFALWKRAEGGHIMRWPSPWGDGFPGWHIECSVMSTKYLGDEFDIHGGGLDLVFPHHEAELAQARAAGKGFARYWLHWNMITLQGEKMAKSKGHFVTLGELFAEHDPLVVRFHLLRSHYRSVSDFSADGLASSAAGLDRLRDTYLALSSGLEAGAADDAPFVEYRARFAAAMNDDLNTPQAIAVLFDAAREMNRELEAGAGAAYRRGAVAFLDEHLTGVLGVPAGRGVMDAAPELLRGLVALLLEERQRARDGRDFARADLLRDRLGALGVSVEDTAEGSRWKLTRG
- the dprA gene encoding DNA-protecting protein DprA, with amino-acid sequence MAEARASGLAVHCWEDAGYPAPLRSEGVYSAPVLFVAGRLPAQLTAEGPPTACAIVGTRRASSYALQFARDVARAAAARGVTVVSGLALGVDAAAHEGALEAGAGGGGTVAVLGGGHARLHPAANRGLAERILRAGGAILSEWPPTTNPQPYHFLRRNRVVVALSRVVAVVEAGVPSGALNSATHAAELDRQVFSMPTRPDDVRNRGGLQLLREGAAALVDASDILAHFALPLEAPASPPDAVGAQAAPNAVTTALLRALGQGGGASLDQLLHRTGAAPPDLLAALGLLELEGVVARTLDGRYRRRG
- a CDS encoding maltose ABC transporter substrate-binding protein, with the protein product MKKYLMVLVALLALVAGSANAQTLKVWTTWQDQTLDWLRSEAASFTAAFGVDVEIVRLDVNELKQQALLAAPQGEAGDVFTGVPHDQIGEMAVGGILLDMSSYATSAYLADLSEQARLGYSYAGKLFGLPMYVEGPALIVNDDLVSSLPATYEETMALAQELTTADTFGFMFDIANFYFSYGWLHTYGGYVFGRDAAGALNPADIGLANEGAVAGGEALKALRFDLGLIPSGTNYDVANGLFVDGALGMIYTGPWAISQYQDAGLNVSVHPVPPLADGTPFSGFMGVQGALVNSFTNLKVEAANFAKWLSRKDAQISMARLSGRIPASLSALEAVQSDPIIAGFGAALLTAEPMPNIPEMGAVWAPMGNALTVLTEDAGADVATVLSQAVAEIKGE
- a CDS encoding ABC transporter permease subunit, translated to MDISRRAEEFLPRSRTSTGGLLKSLGLLTAALFLAVLAGALATYLVRLLAPGAPAYVGIPAAVIVLVAELNYAARRWAWIMPWYYLLPAIVFLLTFTVFPVLLTVFLAFTDYAGVRNGELNISSETAIVSVDGTRLTVDNPATLDCKNLRNGCEGVRAVVYASGEEVVVAEELDGTNLVLREPPPSGRTVTAVELDLPDLGFAVTIRVISVDGNVLLLEKAPPFPPDLSDVRVELDRAAIGRTIVSEEGAVLVLDEPLPPDTEPTSIARYNDFGSVGLRNFRQVWASAPRALFPVFLWNVTFAFVTVILNTAVGVLLAVLLNNKGLRFRNLYRTLLIVPWALPSVITIQVWRGFLNQNFGSINRVLALLDVSPEPINWLVGDPTAARAAVFIVNLWLGLPFIMTATLGALSAIPDELYEAARIDGAGVWQGFWNVTGPLLRAALLPITLSSFAFNFNNFNLIFLLTDGGPPVSWGTATARGTDILISWAYNEAFRSQGGYAYGLGSAISLLIFIITLAVSLMNFRVTGALKDEAAT